TATCACAGCTGACGCAGTAGAGTATGAAGAATGGTGAAGTGAAACCTTTTCGTGTAAACCCATATAGGGTACTATGAAATTACACGCTGTGCAGTCAAATGGAAATGGTAAAATCACGATACGTGATCAATGCTATTGCAAAGGCTGTGTGGATTGGAATTTCATCGAGGACAGATGATTGGTTTCAAAACCAGATACGTTACCTTATACTCACTTTTAAAttgattatttaaaacaatgaatGGATGCTGATTGGgatgtgtattttgtaatatcAAACAGTAGTATAATGGCAAGCATATTCATGGTAACAGTTACTCAGCTGACGCTGAAGTTAATAAAATACTCAAAATGGAAGTGTATTCTAACTGTGAAACAGTTTAACATTTCCTTATGTCCTAACGAGTATCCAGTGCGTCGGaaacatgtaatataatttttttctgtattaGCTGTATTTCTATAcacagtaactttattttccagaAATTGGTATTTCTGATACATTACTGTATCGTCATTTGGCTCTTGTTGCATTATTTAGAAAACTGAGCATGTAACGTATCtggttttttaataaacacagTATCTTTATTCATATGCAGATAATGTTTTATCTACTACTGCTTAAAAGAAGAAAACTGAGACATGGTGTCCTGAAATGTACTTCTTTAGAATAAAAGCCTTGTTGAAAGccaaactgaaaattattttttatcaagTTTCGAAGTTAGAATGTGCTGATTTAGTGGAGAATGAACCAAAAgctcttaaaaataaataaatatatttttggtggaGATTGTAATCTTGTTCTAAACCCACATATTGATACATATAActacataaatgtaaacaatccAAAAGCTCGCGATGAAGTATAACATATAATAGGTGAATTAGATCTTGTGGACATCTGGAGAGATCATAATCCCGAACTACGTAATTACACATGGAGGAAGAATAACCCAATAAAACAAGCTCGATTAGATTTTTTTCTAATATCAGAAATGTTGTATTCTTATGTCCTTAACTCCAATAGACATTGTGGATACAGAACTGATCATTCTATTATAAGTCTAAATCTCGAATTCAGTGAAAACGAAAGGCACAACACttattggaaatttaataattcactcttaaaaaataaatcttatatatcaataataaaaaaagttatttctgATGTTAAGAGACAATATGCCGCGTCTGTCTATAACTTGAATACTGTTGATGATATACCCGTATctgaaataaattttacaatTAATGATCAATTATTCCTAGAAGTATTACTTATGGAAATTAGAGGAAAGACAATTTCATActcatcatatttgaaaaaagaaaactagAAACTAGAAAAACAGCTGATTGAAGAAATTTAGATATTAGAAAATAGCGAACAATTAGATTTTGAAATTATacagacaaaaagaaaatactTAGAAAGCCTGCGTGAAAAGAAAATGGAGGGTGTCTACATCAGATCTAGAGCCAAATGGATAGATGAAGGTGAACGAATTTCTAACTATTTCTGTAACTTAGAAAATAGGAACTTTATTAGCAAGTCTATAACTCAAATTGAGAAAAATTATGGTTCTATCGTTACAAGTAAAACTGAACTTATGCATgagacaaaacacttttatgAAAACCTCTATTCTTCAAAAGAAGATACGATAGCTGATACTGACCTACATGACTTATTTTTAGGTCAAGACTCTTTAGAGGGTTTATTGACATATgaagaattatcaaatgctttaAAACGTACAAAGAACAATAAAAGTCCAGGGTCTGATGGTTTCTCTgctgaatttttaaaacaattttggaaaGATATTGGTTATTTTGTTCTTAGATCTGTGAATTATGGAAACTTGGAATAATTACCTGCATACCCAAAGGCGATACACCCAAACGTTTTCTAACTGGCGTCccatttcactctaaaatattgtttataaattagcATCAGCCTGCATATCAGAAAGACTAAAATATTCTCGTAAGTGAAGATCAAACTGGgtttatgtcaaatattttcgGTGACAATATAAGGATCCTGtatgatattttgtattgtacTGAATCCCAAAATATTCCAGGAATGTTTCGAAGagtagattttgaaaaggcatttgatACGGTTTCTTGGTCATTTTTATATAGAACTCTTGATTTCTTTGGATTTGGAGAAGATATTAAACGATGGATTTTTGTgttctataaaaatattaaatccaGTGTTATAGTCAACGGAAATGTATCATTATCCTTTAACATTTACAGAGGATGCAGGCAAGGAGACCCATTATCTCCATATATATTCCTCCTCTGTAGAAATgcttatttgtaaaaataagaatattaAAGGCATTTCAATAAACAGCAAAGAATATCTTATTTCGCAATACGCTGATGATACAGATTTTATACTATACTTAATGGTAGCAGAACATCTTTTGAAGAAACTATAGCAACTTTAAATAGATTTGCGAATTTATCAGGACTATGATAAATCAAGATTATGATAAATCTGAAGTTATTTGGATTGGTTCCCCAAAGAATAGTTCAGTAAGATATTTACAACATTTAAATCTAAAATGGAATCCTCCAACTTTTAAAGCACTTGGAATTATCTTTAGTACTGATATTTCTGAAATAACTAAACTTAATTACAACTCTAAACTGTTTGAAATTAAACAGATTATAAATAGATGGATGAGAAGATTTGTAACACCACTTGGCAGAATACTCATAATAAAAGCCTTATTAATATCTAAACTCAACTATTTACTCTTAACTTTACCAAACCCCACTAAGTCGTTTCAGtgtgaattaaacaaaatattattcagGTTTGTATGGAACCAAAAACCAGATAGGATAAAAAGAATAACTGTATGTAAACCTGTTAAAGAAGCAGGCCTCGGtatgatagatatatttaattatattaaggCTTTAAAGATTACCTGGATTCGAAAATTGGAAACGAAAGATTCAAAATGGAAACCTATTTTATTTGCTTGTTTTCCTCAATTTcgtaatatttctgtatttggTAACGACTTCccctcaaaatgtttcaaaaatttaaataacctgTTTTGGAAGGACTGTATTCAGGCTTTTTACGACTTCTCGACAGCAATAAAAGTAATATCCTTTGAAGATTTCTTATCTGAACCAATTTTCTATAATTCCCAAATTAAAATTGATAGGAAAAcctttttgaaaaagaaatggcTTGAGAAAGGCAGATTTGCGATCTTGTTAATAAGCGAGGAGATTTTTTGactttaaatgaatttaatgaTATATACGAGTTAGATGTTTCTTTTCTAGAATACCATGGCGTCGTTAATTCcgttaagtcatattttaggaaaacaaatattaaaaaagttgAAACAAATATCTCCTTGGACGATTCTCCGGTTCAACGGACACTTTGCTCTATTAAAAATGgctcaaaattatattattatacattaacgTTGTCGAAATTTCCGAATATTGCCATACTAAAATGGCAACTTCATTTCACTTCCAACCTAAACTGGTCTGTTATCTATTTAAAGCCATTTATAACCactcaagaaataaaattaagatggttccaatTTAGAATTTAACACAggatactgactaccaacaTGTTTTCTATTTCTCTCGCAGGACCCAAACTGTAGTTATCACATTATATCTCTCGCAGGACCCAAACTGTAGTTATCACATTATTTCTCTCGCAGTACCCAAACTGTAGTTATCACACTATTTCTCTCGAAGGACCCAAACTGTAGTTATCACACTATTTCTCGCGAAGGACACAAACTGTAGTTATCACACTATTTCTCTCGCAGTACCCAAACTGTAGTTATCACACTATTTCTCTCGCAGTACCCAAAATGTAGTTGTCACGCTATTTCTCTCGCAGTACACAAACTGTAGTTATCACACTATTTCTCTCGCAGTTCCCAAACTGTAGGTATCACACTATTTCTCTCGCACGAAACAAACTGTAGTTATCACATTATTTCTCTCGCAGGACACAAACTGTAGTTATCACATTATTTCTCTCGCAGTACCCAAACTGTAGTTATCACACTATTTCTCTCACAGTACCCAAACTGTAGTTATCACACTATTTCTCTCGCAGGACACAAACTGTAGTTATCACACTATTTCTCTCGCAGGACACAAACTGTAGTTATCGCACTATTCCTCTCGTAGGACACAAACTGTAGTTATCGCACTATTCCTCTCGCAGTACCCAAACTGTAGTTATCACACTATTTCTCTCGCAGTACCCAAACTGTAGTTATCACACTATTCCTCTCATTCAGAGTATAACTGTTTAGATACAAGGCTGAAAGAAAGCAACAACCGAAGGTATATTCAGTGAGGGTTTTTATTCAAATGTTATGTAACATTTTAGAAACAATGTCtcatttttattcctaaaataCAATGCAGATAATATAGCCATTTTGTTCCTTACCCAGAGATTTTTGGCTAAGTATTCATTGCCTCAGGCATGACACAAAAATACCAACAAATTATGTCAAAGTGCTTGGGGGAGGTCGAGCGTTAGGTAATGTCATAGGAGGAGTGACCTTATAGTTAGACACAATGTGAATGAGGGgtataaaatatttgatgtTTGTGTTACATAATTGCTGAAAGGCTCCTAATGcataacttaataaattaatgtttaaaatacgccaacttgtttttgtttctatGTGTGTCTGCTTGCACACAAGTGTTCATGTGTGCGTATGCGCCGATTGTTGTTGTTAtccatgtgtgtgtttgtgtgtgattgTATCACTGCGTATGATGGTGtcatttgtgtgtatgtctttgtgtgtgtatgtatgtgtatgcgtgtgtgtatgaaagtttccaaattatatacaaaGTAATTAAAGACGCAGTGTCATACTTACACCCTACTTTCAGACTATTGCCCATCTGTGTAAACAAACAAGCCATGATGTGTCTAATTGTGTTACATTGAACAGCAAAAGAGAtgccaaaataatattttttatgataatattaatttggtaagtagactgtcaaaatggtcCAAAAGTGTTCACaagatattaataattttaatagacaaaAAACCTAAAGGCATTCAAACAGactaattttaaacataataaactaAATCAATATCCGCGGGGTATTATGTTTGTTACTGAGTATAAAATGAGTCTTAATGGTAAATGGTAAAACACATAATACCAAAATAccaaacaatacaaacaaaagcAATGCATGTGTTACATATTTATGCCATACGTGTTAGATGTATACGTGGGGACAGAATAACGCCacttgtaatataataatatacataatagAAATTATCAATTAACTATTATTAActcaaaaataaatttcttaATTGTATTTACATAATCGGTTTTCCTTAATAGTCTTACCTGATTTTGAAGATGCACACACATAACCTCGTCGCCACAAAATAAAGATAACCACAATCACTGCTGCAGCTGCAACAACAATCCCGATTCCAATCCCTACTGCAATTCCTTCTCCAGTTACTTTGTTCGATGAAACTGGTACAAGACAttcacctttaaataaaataaactgcagTTATCACAAAGACAGTCACTACCAAGACAGCAATAGGAATCCCAATTATAATCCCCACTGCGATTCCTTGCCCACATACTTTAGTTGATGAGGCTGATAGAAGAGATggatctttaaataaaataaactataattATCACTCACCATCTACAGATACATGGTGCTAAGATCACAAATTTTGCTCTCATACTACACGTCTGTTGAGAACATGTAAAAACAATGAACACAAacataataaagtaaacaaaagagaaacaaaattaatcatAAACTCGAATTTATGTCATTTCCACTACCCtaaatgtagaaaaatattttaacatgccaatctgattaaaattagctctactgtcTACTACcactagatctaacagcattgcgtggactctcatgtccaggtgacatttcatctataaataacaatttaaatatcgaccaattacacttcgccttttatagcgttattcgggagcatacaaattctaaaaatatcgggcgagactatttatgcaatagtcGAACTTgctggtctatttcaacattgaaaaaaacagggagaaaagtgcagtaataaactctggattgtacactagtataaacagattttatggctataccatcacggatttattttcgtcttgaaacatattttatataaaattttatattgaaattagtttccggtatacttcgtaattcacccgaatcatttcgtataccctcggcataatcccgaatgttttcaaatcactggcatgatttggaagtaaggttttgattagtCGAATGAAAgttcaactggacatgagctccaacgggctgctgttagatccacatgtaataatggagctaattttaattagattgtggaAAAGTTGCAGTCATTATGCCCTTCTACCCCCacaccctcccacccccacccccagaaaCACAGCAATGATACAGTATGGCTAAATTATGAGAATAGCAGCGACGTCTTACAATGCAAAAACTGACTGCGTACTACGAACTAAAATGctaaaaccccacaaaacactatattaatgttaataatattttaaaacatttcaataagtCAATTTATGCATTTTGGATGAATGTCTTAAAACATTAGTATACCTTATTAATACCTTATATGGTACAAAAACCGACAGCTTACTATAGCTATCATAGAGACATTGTCTGGAATGGGACAAAATGGGGGCTTGACCATGTGGTTCATCGCACCTGAGATACTGACCTTCATCTGTCTCAGCATTACAACAAAACTCTAATCTGTGAGTCTGTGCATTATGAATATTACCTTATATGGTACAAAACCCGACAGCTTACTatgaattaaattttttaaaacccataAAACGCTGTATTTATgtgaataatattttaaaacatttgaataaGTCACGTCTATGCATTTTGGATGCATGTCGTGAAACATTAATACTATGTAAAAATCATATCACATCTACATCAGGAAAGGCTTTTGATATAGCTATCATGGAGAAACTGTCTGGAATGGGAAAACAACTCGATCCACCCTGGTGGATTGACCACGTGGTTCATAGCACCCGAGACACTGAACTCCATCTGTCTCAGCGTTACAGCAAAATTCTATCTGTGAGTCTGTACATTATGACTATTACCTGGGGGTAATGTCAAAGCTTCCTGTTCCTCAGTAAAGTCTTTGTACCCATATCTGTTATAAGCCAAAACTCGCACCAGATATCTCATGTTTGACTGAAGATCTGATATGACAGCTTTCTGGATGGTGCCACGACCATTTTCAAGAATGATTTCAGTTAGATTTCTCCACCATAATGTTGTGTCTTCTCTGTATTGTACAATAAACGTCTGCTCCGATCCTCCGTTAAATGCCTCTATCCAAGCAACTGAGATTGAGTTTGAATCACTGCTCCATGCTGCGACATCAGAGGGAATATTTGGAGGACCTTCGAGAAACAAAGAGATTTACTTAAATATTCGCATTTCCAAGTATTCACTTTATGAAGTTTTACGTTAATAAAAACACTATCTGtgaacattaaattaaattcaaaatgcatgtataatacaacctaaataaaatgctgaaCAAATGTTGTTACCCATATAGCTAAAACATATTGGTTCctatcaacattttaaaaacttttttgaAAATTTATAAATGCATTCAGGCCACACCACTGGAAGGCGCGGCCTGAATGCATTTATAAATTttcaaaaacgtttttaaaatgtaactaaaCGCTTCTTAATGTTTtactatataatttgtatttctttttatataattagcaacacattttatcacaatcaaatattatttataatgtctAGAATCCATTACAATCGTTTTTCCAAGATTTACAATTCAAAATTTTCCCGGGGGAGCATGCTCTCAGAACCCCCTAGCAAATTCGGACCACTTCGTGGCACTTAACATCGCTAGTCCGCCGCCCCAATGTCACAATTGTTCCGGCGGCCCTGGTcccacaataaaataaaactcatCGACATAGGTGAACCAAATGAGTTCATTGATATGAATAATAATCGTTTATGAGTAACAAATATGATATTACGCTTGCTacctcgtgaaataatgttcattatCACTTGCAAGAGCTCGTGACAACTTGAAATTATTTCtgtcaggacataaacatgatatgaaatggaagcttttttaaaatcctttaaatacaaaagaaaaacaaaccacTATAGGCAAACCATAATGAAATCCTTCCTGCTTACACTTACAATGTTGTTTTCAGGTGGTTCCTTgtgattaattttataataataacacaaaataatttgaaagaaagaCGAAGTCGGAGTTGCAGTAAGATCCTATTTCAATAACAATCATCGCCACTGTGCTACAACTACTTAGTCTGCAGCTAGCACATACATCTACTCATACCTTCTAAAGCACTGGGCGATGTCAGATCTATTAAGACCATGAGAGAGTAATAGTAAGATCCAATTTCAATAACTCTCATATTAATCTGATAATGATCTACAGCTACAGTATACAACTATCATATGCATCTACTCATACCTGCTACATCAAGTGTCAGGTTCTTCACAAGATCTGTGTTTTTAGCTCCATCTGACACAACAACCTGGTAGGTCCCAATATTTCCCTGCTGAACATTTGTCAGTGTGAGTTTTCCAACAGCAGATACGTCAGTTGTAGATGAAATATCAGATCCAAGACTATGATTGTTTCCATCAGAAAGTTTATACCAGGTGAATGTGGGTGTTGGATTGGCAATCACTGATATCTTCAGAGTGACGTCACCACCTATTGTTGCTGTAAACTCTTTCAGGAATAGAACTCGATGGTCCAGTCTTGGTGAACCTGAAATATATTGAGTGCGTAAACACATATAACTTTCCTCAATAGAAATAAAGGTCCCCTACATTCCTAAAACAAGAATATTGTGTTTAGTCATTGATCTCGGGACCTGGTCTCTGTTAGTAGATGTGCATGTGGCTAGACAAACCAACTGTGTAAGAAGAACAAGGAAACAATCACAATCTTACCAATGTCCTTTTGAGATATGTTTTGTGTGCGGTATTACCGGTATGCCGCTATACCGGTATTTGTTTCTGTCGTGGTACGTACCGGTACGTTTTGTACTGTACTGGTAGACTTTTCGTGGACGATAACTTTACGAAAATTTCCGAGAAATAAATTATCAGtttcatgaaacaaaatacataatttcgagaaattattttaaaagcatcCAATGTTAATGATTGTTTGTGTTCCAATAACAGAATTTCCCAAAGTATCTAGATTATCAAAACGTTGCCACTAACAAAAACATGGTAGATGACGAGTTTGTTGTTCGCAACACACGTCCAATATTGGACATTTGCAGGACTCGCCCTGTTGTTCGTCAAAGTCGCAAattgcgaaaaaaaaaaaaaaaaatccaaaagaaTTCTTGATTTGGCGAAAAAAATTGAGAAAGTTTTTTAATGTCGATTTTTAGTCACCAAACATGCTTTCAACCAATTTTGTTCGACAGTTGTGCCTCGCGGTACATTTGCAGTCTACTATTCACACGCCAGTGTTTTGACAACAATAACCTATAAAGACGTTTTTTTCAGTTTGTCTTTGCTTGGGGTGAATGGCTATAATCTTGTGTTGGataccaaaacaattataaatagtaTTCAGTGTAAAACATACATAAACGTTAGGAGGAGGGGAGTTAGgcactttaaaaaacaacaacatgaaagCTCAACTATCTCATttacattcataaaataaaatactgctaGTGTggctattttgtttctaaattgtttttcctctataaacatgaatatattacCAAAGAGATTAAAGATACAGGCCCATAGCACATAGCCTATATATGGCCCATTGGGTCTGTGGAATTGGCACGATATCTGGAGGGTTGGGGATGTATGCAGAGCCTCTAGTGGGGTGGCACAGGTTACATTTTTTATCTTCATATAGAGCAGAACAAAAatatcggctactgaatgtgagacgttttgtaattttgatgtatagtcatagagaggaaacccactacatttttttcattagtagtacaTACCTCGACCTCTgctataccagtggtggtgcacatacgtaaatgagaaatagcccaatggggcaccgactgggatcgatcctagacctaccacgCGTTCGaccgagtgttttaccactgggctatggccCGTACTAGACATcgggggccattcaaatattacgtaacgctggAGGGGTGGGTGGCTATATGTCCCAACGTTTTTAGTGTTACAGGTGGTAGGTGAGTGTACCGAAAAGCGTtacttaaaacattattttttattacttaaatgttgttgttttttgtttgtttgttgtcataaaCGCTCTACGGCAACacttgtttaaactttaacgTATTAACGTAGGTAGTAATAGCtagttaaaaacacaaaacaatgattTATAACGTATTAAAACGTATGTCACAAATGTTCGATTGTCACTCTGTAGGCAGTGATGGTTTGGTTCGACCTGTTCTCAGGTAACTCATCCCATCAAAAGTGGTTAGCCTAAAAAGGCCTACTCTGCTGTTCTAGAGCTAGACGTACATTCGGACAGatgctctctcagtcagagataacgAATACACAAATTCCCACTCTAATGCCATAATgctcctatgtttgacgttaaataccattacattaataatatttgagttcgcgataacaaatattttacatattaatcactaatgcactaatgtttctaaacaagaacataaaataaattcagtaatCCAGATAATAATCACTGGAATTGACACACTACATGATTTATTCAGACATCTGTTTCTACTTAAGCGTGTTACGccctatttttatatattaattagtgaTGTCACGTTTCTGAGAACTTCCAACGAATGATATTATGATGTGTCTCTTTAATAACATTATAATGGAATGGTAAGAATAATATTTCACAACGTAAAACACGGTGTTATAGTGTTGTTTAGGCAAGAAAATGTTCACCCTCAGTAGCAACATTGGTGCAGGTCCATCCGTcagtaatatgaataatatttcACAACGCAAAACACGGTGTTATAGTGTTGTTTAGGCGAGAAAATGTTCACCCTCAGTAGCAAGATTGGTGCAGGTCCATCCCTcagtaatatgaataatatttcACAACACAAAACACGGTGTTATAGTGTTGTTTAGGCAAGAAAATGTTCACCCTCAGTAGCAAGATTGGTGCAGGTTCATCCCTCAGTAATATGAATAATGCATGACGTCGAGTCCCTGTACTGACATGCGCTGCATTAAAATACAATCTGCATAATTATACTCTCCCATCAAGATTGGTGCAGGTCCATCCCTCAGTAATATGAATAATGCATGACGTCGAGTCCCTGTACTGACATGCGCTGCATTAAAATACAATCTGCATAATTATACTCTCCCATCAAGATTGGTGCAGGTCCATCCCTCAGTAATATGAATAATGCATGACGTCGAGTCCCTGTACTGACATGCGCTGCATTAAAATACAATCTGCATAATTATACTCTCCCATCAAGATTGGTGCAGGTCCATCCCTCAGTAATATGAATAATGCATGACGTCGAGTCCCTGTACTGACATGCGCTGCATTAAAATACAATCTGCATAATTATACTCTCCCATCAAGATTGGTGCAGGTCCATCCCTCAGTAATATGAATAATGCATGACGTCGAGTCCCTGTACTGACATGCGCTGCATTAAAATACAATCTGCATAATTATACTCTCCCATCAAGATTGGTGCAGGTCCATCCCTCAGTAATATGAATAATGCATGACGTCGAGTCCCTGTACTGACATGCGCTGCATTAAAATACAATCTGCATAATTATACTCTCCCATCAAGATTGGTGCAGGTCCATCCCTCAGTAATATGAATAATGCATGACGCCGAGTCCCTGTACTGACATGCGCTGCATTAAAATACAATCTGCATAATTATACTCTCCCATCAAGATTGGTGCAGGTCCATCCCTCAGTAATATGAATAATGCATGACGTCGAGTCCCTGTACTGACATGTGCTGCATTAAAATACAATCTGCATAATTATACTCTCCCATCAAGATTGGTGCAGGTCCATCCCTCAGTAATATGAATAATGCATGACGTCGAGTCCCTGTACTGACATGCGCTGCATTAAAATACAATCTGCATAATTATACTCTCCCATCAAGATTGGTGCAGGTCCATCACTCAGTAATATGAATAATGCATGACGTCGAGTCCCTGTACTGACATGCGCTGCATTAAAATACAATCTGCATAATTATACTCTCCCATCAAGATTGGTGCAGGTCCATCCCTCAGTAATATGAATAATGCATGACGTCGAGTCCCTGTACTGACATGCGCTGCATTAAAATACAATCTGCATAATTATACTCTCCCATCAAGATTGGTGCAGGTCCATCCCTCAGTAATATGAATAATGCATGACGTCGAGTCCCTGTACTGACATGCGCTGCATTAAAATATAATCTGCATAATTATACTCTCCCATCAAGATAGGTGCAGGTCCATCCCTCAGTAATATGAATAATGCATGACGTCGAGTCCCTGTACTGACATGCGCTGCATTAAAATACAATCTGCATAATTATACTCTCCCATCAAGATTGGTGCAGGTCCATCCCTCAGTAATATGAATAATGCATGACGTCGAGTCCCTGTACTGACATGCGCTGCATTAAAATACAATCTGCATAATTATACTCTCCCATCAAGATTGGTGCAGGTCCATCCCTCAGTAATATGAACAATGCATGACGTCGAGTCCCTGTACTGACATGCGCTGCATTAAAATACAATCTGCATAATTATACTCTCCCATCAAGATTGGTGCAGGTCCATCCCTCAGTAATATGAACAATGCATGACGTCGAGTCCCTGTACTGACATGCGCTGCATTAAAATACAATCTGCATAATTATACTCTCCCATCAAGATTGGTGCAGGTCCATCCCTCAGTAATATGAATAATGCATGACGTCGAGTCCCTGTACTGACATGCGCTGCATTAAAATACAATCTGCATAATTATACTCTCCCATCAAGATTGGTGCAGGTCCATCCCTCAGTAATATGAATAATGCATGACGTCGAGTCCCTGTACTGACATGCGCTGCATTAAAATACAATCTGTATAAGTATACTCTCCCATCAAGATAGG
The nucleotide sequence above comes from Gigantopelta aegis isolate Gae_Host unplaced genomic scaffold, Gae_host_genome ctg1748_pilon_pilon:::debris, whole genome shotgun sequence. Encoded proteins:
- the LOC121391117 gene encoding uncharacterized protein LOC121391117, whose translation is SPRLDHRVLFLKEFTATIGGDVTLKISVIANPTPTFTWYKLSDGNNHSLGSDISSTTDVSAVGKLTLTNVQQGNIGTYQVVVSDGAKNTDLVKNLTLDVAGPPNIPSDVAAWSSDSNSISVAWIEAFNGGSEQTFIVQYREDTTLWWRNLTEIILENGRGTIQKAVISDLQSNMRYLVRVLAYNRYGYKDFTEEQEALTLPPGECLVPVSSNKVTGEGIAVGIGIGIVVAAAAVIVVIFILWRRGYVCASSKSALYLNSYTLNERNSVITTVWGDTTDPGKLMGKFLNQGWRPLQDGTDYELHHLRTKEDHSGLVVTHQRRDCYRQAILLRDMDSQTIHRILKAIFVISKVLQLDIGFLKVFLENVLNRFPELWSNSLSEVISCQDGHVGSGIAMLKDQTWTMSCHKGHTFLGEHLVAVRSSVEDATDVKLRTSFSRDSSPNCYTSASESVNFTDTTLSITFTTSSPNRLPAIGKSQCES